One genomic segment of Anser cygnoides isolate HZ-2024a breed goose chromosome 20, Taihu_goose_T2T_genome, whole genome shotgun sequence includes these proteins:
- the LOC125181321 gene encoding ring finger protein-like yields MELVVGEELGPGSRPMQAAGGEGQAGRRGESEPEGLGGPTELPPLCREAPAAAWGSWSPAVAEDTIEPLLNGCHKPPTHGAVLTEGQDPPTATIPILPHEETPVPPEGSPSLGSASSSILSLSAEDGETSSSETTVPEPCHTPVGGEDECPICTEPYDDQRHKPALLNCNHGLCRACLRAIMDTAASAEFGRVRCPICRQKTPMLEWEICKLQEELLLLHAQPSPTSALAAPRPPVLPPRRPGLTGALEHHFQVRFHTSRMFGCLPCVRYPPCLIRGLGRLERRCRCCYLLLLALLLVAELFSLLLIFLPIVLMVLLFLILDK; encoded by the coding sequence ATGGAGCTGGTGGTGGGTGAGGAGCTGGGGCCTGGCTCCCGGCCCATGCAGGCAGCCGGCGGGGAGGGCCAGGCTGGGCGGCGGGGCGAGAGCGagcctgaggggctggggggccccACGGAGCTGCCCCCGCTCTGCAGAGAGGCACCCGCTGCGGCCTGGGGCAGCTGGAGCCCGGCAGTGGCAGAGGACACGATAGAGCCGCTGCTGAATGGGTGCCACAAGCCGCCCACCCACGGTGCAGTCCTGACGGaggggcaggacccccccaccgCCACcatccccatcctgccccacgAGGAGACCCCGGTGCCCCCGGAGGGGTCTCCCAGCCTGGGAAGTGCCTCCAGCTCCATCCTGAGCCTCTCTGCCGAGGATGGGGAGACATCTAGCAGCGAGACGACGGTGCCAGAGCCGTGCCACACGCCGGTGGGCGGCGAGGACGAGTGCCCCATCTGCACGGAGCCCTACGACGACCAGCGGCACAAACCAGCCCTGCTCAACTGCAACCACGGGCTGTGCCGTGCCTGTCTGCGTGCCATCATGGACACAGCTGCCAGCGCTGAGTTCGGCCGCGTGCGCTGCCCCATCTGCCGCCAGAAGACCCCCATGCTGGAGTGGGAGATCtgcaagctgcaggaggagctgctgctgctgcacgcccagcccagccccacctCCGCCCTGGCAGCTCCCCGGCCCCCTGTGCTGCCGCCCCGGCGCCCGGGCCTCACCGGTGCCCTCGAGCATCACTTCCAGGTGCGCTTCCACACCAGCCGCATGTTCGGGTGCCTGCCCTGTGTGCGCTACCCGCCCTGCCTCATCCGCGGGCTGGGGCGGCTGGAGcgccgctgccgctgctgctacctcctgctgctggccctgctgctggtggccgaGCTGTTCAGCCtgctcctcatcttcctccccatCGTCCTGATGGTGCTGCTCTTCCTCATCCTCGATAAATAG